One Brassica napus cultivar Da-Ae chromosome C2, Da-Ae, whole genome shotgun sequence DNA window includes the following coding sequences:
- the LOC111202860 gene encoding protein REPRESSOR OF SILENCING 3-like: MEGGGGVKLHVGGLGESVGRYDLLKIFSSMGSVDAVEFVRTKGRSFVYIDFFEKSLPKLFSTYNGCVWEGGKLRLEKAKTEK; the protein is encoded by the exons atgGAGGGAGGCGGAGGCGTTAAGCTTCACGTCGGAGGATTAGGAGAAAGCGTCGGGAGATATGATCTTCTCAAGATCTTCTCTTCCATGGGTTCTGTTGATGCTGTTGAGTTCGTTAGGACGAAAGGTCGTTCCTTTGTTTACATCGACTTCTTTGAAAAATCACTCCCCAAGCTCTTCTCCACG TATAATGGATGTGTATGGGAAGGAGGGAAGCTGCGGTTGGAGAAAGCCAAAACGGAAAAATGA
- the LOC106388363 gene encoding phototropin-2-like isoform X2, with translation MERPRASPSPLTDLEPLSERTSLEIFNPLSGKEASSSSSSSKPQDGNRKGSSSKWIEFHDSAKIVERTAEWGLSAVKPDTGEDGISFKVSSEVDRSKMSRRSSEESSASESGAFPRVSQELKTALSTLQQTFVVSDATQPDCPIVYASSGFFTMTGYSSKEIVGRNCRFLQGPDTDKKEVVKIRDCVKNGKSYCGRLLNYKKDGTPFWNLLTVTPIKDDQGNTIKFIGMQVEVSKYTEGVNDKELRPNGLSKSLIRYDARQKELALDSITEVVQTIKHRKSQVRNSVSNDILVKPDSTTTPGGQVVRSDEASKSARTPGCVSTPARPKSKSLSWNKKHEDVPSVEPEELMLSTEVVEPRESWECLESERDIRQGIDLATTLERIEKNFVISDPRLPDNPIIFASDSFLELTEYTREEILGRNCRFLQGPETDQATVQKIRDAIRDQREITVQLINYTKSGKKFWNLFHLQPMRDQKGELQYFIGVQLDGSDHVEPLRNRLSERTEMQSSKLVKATATNVDEAVRELPDANMRPEDLWAAYSKPVYPLPHKKESTSWKAIQKIQASGETIGLHHFKPIKPLGSGDTGSVHLVELKGTGELYAMKAMEKTMMLNRNKAHRACIEREIISLLDHPFLPTLYTSFQTSTHVCLITDFCPGGELFALLDIQPMKFLSEESARFYAAEVVIGLEYLHCLGIVYRDLKPENILLKKDGHIVLADFDLSFLTSCAPQLIVPPAPNKRRRSKSQQLPTFVAEPATQSNSFVGTEEYIAPEIITGSGHASAIDWWALGILLYEMLYGRTPFRGKNRQKTFANILHKDLTFPSSIPVSLVCRQLINMLLNRDPSSRLGSKGGANEIKQHAFFCGINWPLIRGASTIGCTVAYNRERSECKRYKVGR, from the exons ATGGAGAGGCCTAGAGCTTCTCCGTCTCCCTTGACTGATTTGGAGCCATTAAGTGAACGCACATCCCTTGAGATCTTCAACCCCTTGAGTGGTAAAGAGgcatcttcttcgtcttcttcatcaaagCCTCAAGATGGCAACCGCAAAGGAAGCAGCAGTAAGTGGATAGAGTTTCATGATTCAGCAAAGATAGTAGAGAGAACTGCTGAGTGGGGATTATCAGCCGTTAAGCCGGACACAGGAGAAGATGGCATTAGTTTCAAGGTCTCCAGTGAAGTGGACCGAAGCAAGATGTCTAGGAGGTCATCCGAAGAATCATCAGCTTCTGAATCTGGAGCCTTCCCTAGAGTATCCCAGGAGCTCAAAACCGCTCTTTCCACGTTGCAGCagacctttgttgtctctgacGCCACACAGCCAGACTGTCCCATAGTCTATGCCAGCAGTGGATTCTTCACCATGACCGGTTACTCCTCCAAAGAAATCGTTGGAAGAAACTG CCGGTTTCTGCAAGGGCCTGATACAGACAAGAAAGAGGTTGTTAAGATCAGAGATTGTGTCAAGAACGGAAAAAGTTACTGTGGAAGGCTCTTAAACTACAAAAAGGATGGAACGCCCTTCTGGAATCTTCTCACAGTCACTCCTATTAAGGACGACCAAGGAAACACCATAAAGTTCATTGG GATGCAGGTTGAAGTAAGCAAATACACAGAAGGCGTAAACGATAAAGAACTGAGACCTAATGGACTCTCCAAATCCCTTATCCGATATGATG CTCGCCAGAAGGAGTTAGCTTTGGATTCCATCACAGAGGTCGTGCAAACAATAAAGCATCGCAAGTCTCAAGTGCGGAACTCTGTGAGTAATGATATTCTGGTGAAACCTGATAGTACTACTACACCTGGTGGACAAGTTGTACGATCAGATGAGGCTTCAAAGTCAGCTAGAACACCGGGATGCGTTTCTACTCCAGCGAG GCCAAAGAGCAAATCACTTAGCTGGAATAAAAAGCATGAAGATGTTCCTAGTGTGGAACCTGAAGAACTAATGTTGAGCACAGAAGTTGTAGAGCCGAGGGAGAGTTGGGAGTGTTTAGAAAGCGAAAGGGATATACGTCAAGGGATTGATCTAGCTACCACTCTTGAGCGTATAGAGAAGAACTTCGTCATCAGTGATCCTCGTCTTCCTGATAATCCCATT ATATTTGCATCAGACAGCTTTCTTGAATTAACTGAGTATACACGTGAGGAAATATTGGGAAGAAACTGTCG GTTTCTTCAGGGGCCAGAGACAGACCAAGCGACTGTCCAGAAGATAAGAGACGCAATTAGAGATCAAAGGGAGATAACTGTGCAGTTGATAAACTACACTAAGAGCG GAAAGAAGTTCTGGAACTTATTCCACTTGCAACCTATGCGTGATCAGAAG GGAGAGCTTCAATACTTCATAGGTGTGCAGCTTGATGGAAGTGATCATGTTGAGCCCCTCAGAAACCGTTTGTCTGAGAGAACAGAGATGCAGAGTTCTAAACTG GTGAAAGCTACAGCAACAAATGTAGATGAAGCTGTCAGAGAACTTCCAGATGCTAATATG CGGCCAGAAGACTTGTGGGCTGCATACTCAAAGCCAGTATATCCTCTGCCTCACAAAAAGGAGAGTACATCCTGGAAGGCAATACAAAAG ATCCAAGCGAGTGGAGAAACAATAGGACTTCATCATTTCAAGCCAATAAAACCGTTAGGCTCTGGTGATACTGGCAG TGTTCATTTGGTTGAACTGAAAGGCACAGGTGAGTTATACGCCATGAAGGCAATGGAGAAAACCATGATGTTGAATCGTAACAAG GCTCACCGAGCATGCATTGAAAGGGAAATCATTTCCCTTCTGGATCATCCTTTCCTTCCCACTCTATACACTTCCTTTCAG ACATCTACGCATGTTTGTTTGATCACAGACTTCTGCCCTGGTGGAGAGTTGTTTGCACTACTTGACATCCAACCAATGAAGTTTTTGTCAGAAGAATCAGCAAG GTTCTATGCAGCAGAGGTCGTTATTGGCTTAGAATATCTTCACTGCTTAG GAATAGTATACCGAGACCTGAAGCCTGAAAACATACTGCTCAAGAAGGATGGGCACATTGTATTAGCCGACTTTGATCTATCTTTCTTGACGTCCTGTGCACCCCAGCTTATTGTTCCACCTGCACCTAACAAACGGAGGAGATCCAAGAGCCAACAATTACCCACTTTTGTTGCAGAACCAGCCACTCAGTCAAACTCGTTTGTAGGGACTGAAGAATACATTGCTCCT GAGATAATCACGGGTTCTGGACACGCGAGTGCTATTGATTGGTGGGCACTAG GTATATTGTTGTATGAGATGCTTTATGGTCGCACACCTTTCAGGGGTAAGAATAGGCAGAAGACGTTTGCCAACATCTTGCACAAGGATCTCACCTTCCCCAGCAGTATCCCT GTAAGTCTTGTATGTAGACAGTTGATTAACATGTTGTTAAATAGAGATCCAAGCAGCCGGTTAGGATCCAAAGGTGGGGCTAATGAGATAAAGCAGCATGCATTCTTCTGTGGGATCAATTGGCCTCTCATACGGG GAGCCTCCACCATTGGATGCACCGTTGCGTATAACAGAGAAAGATCCGAATGCAAAAGATATAAAGTGGGAAGATGA
- the LOC106388390 gene encoding glucan endo-1,3-beta-glucosidase 6 isoform X2, whose amino-acid sequence MTKKDIDAYVSFCRCGVAKNRSRWLLQLHGRFEKHWRRDRSNWREREMEWSFVAVILAVALVCPRASSIGANWGTQASHPLPPDIVVRMLRENGIQKVKLFDAEYDTLRALGKSRIEVMVGIPNEMLSTLASSLKAAEKWVSKNVSTHINTDNVNIRYVAVGNEPFLSTYNGSYLNTTLPAMRNIQIALIKAGLQNQVKVTCPLNADVYNSSTTLPSGGDFRADIRDLMITIVKFLVDNGGPFTVNIYPFISLYNDANFPVDYAFFDGVSQPVSDGGTFYYNMFDANYDTLAHALEKNGFGNMAIVVGEIGWPTDGDRNANVEYARKFNQGFMARIAGGKGTPRRPGPIDAYLFSLIDEDAKSVQPGYFERHWGIFTFDGLPKYALNLGTTNTGALIQAKGVRYLQRKWCVMKPNVRLDNPQVGPSVSYACSLGDCTSLGVGTSCGDLDGKENISYAFNSYYQINDQLDTACKFPNISEVTKTDPSTGTCRFPIMIEPYYGGAAHEQVFFLPLVMAAAITMISIF is encoded by the exons ATGACCAAGAAAGATATCGATGCTTACGTGTCGTTTTGTCGTTGTGGGGTTGCCAAAAACAGGAGTCGCTGGCTCCTGCAGCTGCATGGTCGCTTTGAAAAGCACTGGAGGAGAGACA GGTCaaattggagagagagagaaatggagTGGAGTTTCGTGGCGGTGATACTGGCGGTGGCGCTTGTTTGTCCGAGGGCAAGTTCGATCGGAGCGAACTGGGGCACACAGGCGTCGCACCCTCTTCCGCCGGACATAGTGGTGCGTATGCTGAGAGAGAATGGTATTCAGAAAGTGAAGCTCTTCGACGCCGAGTACGATACTCTCAGGGCTCTAGGCAAGTCCAGAATCGAAGTTATGGTTGGTATCCCCAACGAGATGCTTTCCACTCTCGCCTCCAGCCTCAAAGCCGCTGAGAAATGGGTTTCTAAAAATGTCTCTACTCACATCAATACCGATAACGTCAACATCAg ATACGTAGCTGTAGGCAATGAACCGTTCTTGTCGACTTACAACGGGAGCTATCTCAACACAACTTTGCCTGCGATGAGGAACATCCAAATCGCGCTTATAAAAGCGGGTCTTCAGAACCAAGTGAAGGTCACTTGTCCCTTAAACGCTGATGTCTACAACAGCTCCACCACCTTACCTTCCGGAGGCGACTTCAGAGCCGACATCCGTGATCTCATGATCACTATCGTCAAGTTCCTCGTCGACAACGGCGGCCCATTCACTGTCAACATCTATCCATTCATCAGCCTCTACAACGACGCCAATTTTCCGGTCGACTACGCCTTCTTTGACGGCGTCTCGCAGCCGGTGAGCGACGGTGGAACATTCTACTACAACATGTTCGACGCAAACTACGACACTCTTGCGCACGCCCTAGAGAAGAATGGGTTTGGAAACATGGCTATCGTAGTCGGTGAGATCGGATGGCCTACGGATGGGGACAGGAATGCTAACGTGGAGTACGCTAGGAAGTTCAACCAGGGCTTCATGGCTCGTATTGCAGGAGGGAAAGGGACGCCGAGAAGGCCTGGTCCTATAGATGCGTATCTCTTCAGCTTGATAGACGAGGACGCTAAAAGCGTTCAGCCTGGTTACTTCGAGAGACACTGGGGGATATTCACTTTCGACGGGTTGCCTAAATACGCATTAAACCTGGGGACAACCAACACCGGAGCTTTGATCCAGGCCAAAGGTGTGAGGTATCTGCAGAGGAAGTGGTGTGTGATGAAGCCAAACGTGAGGTTGGACAATCCTCAGGTGGGGCCGAGTGTGAGCTACGCGTGTAGCTTAGGGGATTGCACTAGTCTTGGGGTTGGGACTTCGTGTGGGGATCTTGATGGGAAGGAGAACATATCTTATGCGTTCAACAGTTACTATCAGATAAACGACCAGCTTGATACAGCGTGTAAGTTTCCAAACATATCAGAGGTGACAAAGACGGATCCATCAACGGGAACCTGCAGGTTTCCGATTATGATAGAGCCTTATTACGGTGGTGCTGCACATGAACAAGTGTTCTTCTTGCCATTGGTGATGGCTGCAGCCATCACCATGATCTCTATTTTTTGA
- the LOC106388390 gene encoding glucan endo-1,3-beta-glucosidase 6 isoform X1, producing the protein MTKKDIDAYVSFCRCGVAKNRSRWLLQLHGRFEKHWRRDKGSNWREREMEWSFVAVILAVALVCPRASSIGANWGTQASHPLPPDIVVRMLRENGIQKVKLFDAEYDTLRALGKSRIEVMVGIPNEMLSTLASSLKAAEKWVSKNVSTHINTDNVNIRYVAVGNEPFLSTYNGSYLNTTLPAMRNIQIALIKAGLQNQVKVTCPLNADVYNSSTTLPSGGDFRADIRDLMITIVKFLVDNGGPFTVNIYPFISLYNDANFPVDYAFFDGVSQPVSDGGTFYYNMFDANYDTLAHALEKNGFGNMAIVVGEIGWPTDGDRNANVEYARKFNQGFMARIAGGKGTPRRPGPIDAYLFSLIDEDAKSVQPGYFERHWGIFTFDGLPKYALNLGTTNTGALIQAKGVRYLQRKWCVMKPNVRLDNPQVGPSVSYACSLGDCTSLGVGTSCGDLDGKENISYAFNSYYQINDQLDTACKFPNISEVTKTDPSTGTCRFPIMIEPYYGGAAHEQVFFLPLVMAAAITMISIF; encoded by the exons ATGACCAAGAAAGATATCGATGCTTACGTGTCGTTTTGTCGTTGTGGGGTTGCCAAAAACAGGAGTCGCTGGCTCCTGCAGCTGCATGGTCGCTTTGAAAAGCACTGGAGGAGAGACA AAGGGTCaaattggagagagagagaaatggagTGGAGTTTCGTGGCGGTGATACTGGCGGTGGCGCTTGTTTGTCCGAGGGCAAGTTCGATCGGAGCGAACTGGGGCACACAGGCGTCGCACCCTCTTCCGCCGGACATAGTGGTGCGTATGCTGAGAGAGAATGGTATTCAGAAAGTGAAGCTCTTCGACGCCGAGTACGATACTCTCAGGGCTCTAGGCAAGTCCAGAATCGAAGTTATGGTTGGTATCCCCAACGAGATGCTTTCCACTCTCGCCTCCAGCCTCAAAGCCGCTGAGAAATGGGTTTCTAAAAATGTCTCTACTCACATCAATACCGATAACGTCAACATCAg ATACGTAGCTGTAGGCAATGAACCGTTCTTGTCGACTTACAACGGGAGCTATCTCAACACAACTTTGCCTGCGATGAGGAACATCCAAATCGCGCTTATAAAAGCGGGTCTTCAGAACCAAGTGAAGGTCACTTGTCCCTTAAACGCTGATGTCTACAACAGCTCCACCACCTTACCTTCCGGAGGCGACTTCAGAGCCGACATCCGTGATCTCATGATCACTATCGTCAAGTTCCTCGTCGACAACGGCGGCCCATTCACTGTCAACATCTATCCATTCATCAGCCTCTACAACGACGCCAATTTTCCGGTCGACTACGCCTTCTTTGACGGCGTCTCGCAGCCGGTGAGCGACGGTGGAACATTCTACTACAACATGTTCGACGCAAACTACGACACTCTTGCGCACGCCCTAGAGAAGAATGGGTTTGGAAACATGGCTATCGTAGTCGGTGAGATCGGATGGCCTACGGATGGGGACAGGAATGCTAACGTGGAGTACGCTAGGAAGTTCAACCAGGGCTTCATGGCTCGTATTGCAGGAGGGAAAGGGACGCCGAGAAGGCCTGGTCCTATAGATGCGTATCTCTTCAGCTTGATAGACGAGGACGCTAAAAGCGTTCAGCCTGGTTACTTCGAGAGACACTGGGGGATATTCACTTTCGACGGGTTGCCTAAATACGCATTAAACCTGGGGACAACCAACACCGGAGCTTTGATCCAGGCCAAAGGTGTGAGGTATCTGCAGAGGAAGTGGTGTGTGATGAAGCCAAACGTGAGGTTGGACAATCCTCAGGTGGGGCCGAGTGTGAGCTACGCGTGTAGCTTAGGGGATTGCACTAGTCTTGGGGTTGGGACTTCGTGTGGGGATCTTGATGGGAAGGAGAACATATCTTATGCGTTCAACAGTTACTATCAGATAAACGACCAGCTTGATACAGCGTGTAAGTTTCCAAACATATCAGAGGTGACAAAGACGGATCCATCAACGGGAACCTGCAGGTTTCCGATTATGATAGAGCCTTATTACGGTGGTGCTGCACATGAACAAGTGTTCTTCTTGCCATTGGTGATGGCTGCAGCCATCACCATGATCTCTATTTTTTGA
- the LOC106388363 gene encoding phototropin-2-like isoform X1, which translates to MERPRASPSPLTDLEPLSERTSLEIFNPLSGKEASSSSSSSKPQDGNRKGSSSKWIEFHDSAKIVERTAEWGLSAVKPDTGEDGISFKVSSEVDRSKMSRRSSEESSASESGAFPRVSQELKTALSTLQQTFVVSDATQPDCPIVYASSGFFTMTGYSSKEIVGRNCRFLQGPDTDKKEVVKIRDCVKNGKSYCGRLLNYKKDGTPFWNLLTVTPIKDDQGNTIKFIGMQVEVSKYTEGVNDKELRPNGLSKSLIRYDARQKELALDSITEVVQTIKHRKSQVRNSVSNDILVKPDSTTTPGGQVVRSDEASKSARTPGCVSTPARPKSKSLSWNKKHEDVPSVEPEELMLSTEVVEPRESWECLESERDIRQGIDLATTLERIEKNFVISDPRLPDNPIIFASDSFLELTEYTREEILGRNCRFLQGPETDQATVQKIRDAIRDQREITVQLINYTKSGKKFWNLFHLQPMRDQKGELQYFIGVQLDGSDHVEPLRNRLSERTEMQSSKLVKATATNVDEAVRELPDANMRPEDLWAAYSKPVYPLPHKKESTSWKAIQKIQASGETIGLHHFKPIKPLGSGDTGSVHLVELKGTGELYAMKAMEKTMMLNRNKAHRACIEREIISLLDHPFLPTLYTSFQTSTHVCLITDFCPGGELFALLDIQPMKFLSEESARFYAAEVVIGLEYLHCLGIVYRDLKPENILLKKDGHIVLADFDLSFLTSCAPQLIVPPAPNKRRRSKSQQLPTFVAEPATQSNSFVGTEEYIAPEIITGSGHASAIDWWALGILLYEMLYGRTPFRGKNRQKTFANILHKDLTFPSSIPVSLVCRQLINMLLNRDPSSRLGSKGGANEIKQHAFFCGINWPLIRGTEPPPLDAPLRITEKDPNAKDIKWEDDGVLVNSMDIDIDLF; encoded by the exons ATGGAGAGGCCTAGAGCTTCTCCGTCTCCCTTGACTGATTTGGAGCCATTAAGTGAACGCACATCCCTTGAGATCTTCAACCCCTTGAGTGGTAAAGAGgcatcttcttcgtcttcttcatcaaagCCTCAAGATGGCAACCGCAAAGGAAGCAGCAGTAAGTGGATAGAGTTTCATGATTCAGCAAAGATAGTAGAGAGAACTGCTGAGTGGGGATTATCAGCCGTTAAGCCGGACACAGGAGAAGATGGCATTAGTTTCAAGGTCTCCAGTGAAGTGGACCGAAGCAAGATGTCTAGGAGGTCATCCGAAGAATCATCAGCTTCTGAATCTGGAGCCTTCCCTAGAGTATCCCAGGAGCTCAAAACCGCTCTTTCCACGTTGCAGCagacctttgttgtctctgacGCCACACAGCCAGACTGTCCCATAGTCTATGCCAGCAGTGGATTCTTCACCATGACCGGTTACTCCTCCAAAGAAATCGTTGGAAGAAACTG CCGGTTTCTGCAAGGGCCTGATACAGACAAGAAAGAGGTTGTTAAGATCAGAGATTGTGTCAAGAACGGAAAAAGTTACTGTGGAAGGCTCTTAAACTACAAAAAGGATGGAACGCCCTTCTGGAATCTTCTCACAGTCACTCCTATTAAGGACGACCAAGGAAACACCATAAAGTTCATTGG GATGCAGGTTGAAGTAAGCAAATACACAGAAGGCGTAAACGATAAAGAACTGAGACCTAATGGACTCTCCAAATCCCTTATCCGATATGATG CTCGCCAGAAGGAGTTAGCTTTGGATTCCATCACAGAGGTCGTGCAAACAATAAAGCATCGCAAGTCTCAAGTGCGGAACTCTGTGAGTAATGATATTCTGGTGAAACCTGATAGTACTACTACACCTGGTGGACAAGTTGTACGATCAGATGAGGCTTCAAAGTCAGCTAGAACACCGGGATGCGTTTCTACTCCAGCGAG GCCAAAGAGCAAATCACTTAGCTGGAATAAAAAGCATGAAGATGTTCCTAGTGTGGAACCTGAAGAACTAATGTTGAGCACAGAAGTTGTAGAGCCGAGGGAGAGTTGGGAGTGTTTAGAAAGCGAAAGGGATATACGTCAAGGGATTGATCTAGCTACCACTCTTGAGCGTATAGAGAAGAACTTCGTCATCAGTGATCCTCGTCTTCCTGATAATCCCATT ATATTTGCATCAGACAGCTTTCTTGAATTAACTGAGTATACACGTGAGGAAATATTGGGAAGAAACTGTCG GTTTCTTCAGGGGCCAGAGACAGACCAAGCGACTGTCCAGAAGATAAGAGACGCAATTAGAGATCAAAGGGAGATAACTGTGCAGTTGATAAACTACACTAAGAGCG GAAAGAAGTTCTGGAACTTATTCCACTTGCAACCTATGCGTGATCAGAAG GGAGAGCTTCAATACTTCATAGGTGTGCAGCTTGATGGAAGTGATCATGTTGAGCCCCTCAGAAACCGTTTGTCTGAGAGAACAGAGATGCAGAGTTCTAAACTG GTGAAAGCTACAGCAACAAATGTAGATGAAGCTGTCAGAGAACTTCCAGATGCTAATATG CGGCCAGAAGACTTGTGGGCTGCATACTCAAAGCCAGTATATCCTCTGCCTCACAAAAAGGAGAGTACATCCTGGAAGGCAATACAAAAG ATCCAAGCGAGTGGAGAAACAATAGGACTTCATCATTTCAAGCCAATAAAACCGTTAGGCTCTGGTGATACTGGCAG TGTTCATTTGGTTGAACTGAAAGGCACAGGTGAGTTATACGCCATGAAGGCAATGGAGAAAACCATGATGTTGAATCGTAACAAG GCTCACCGAGCATGCATTGAAAGGGAAATCATTTCCCTTCTGGATCATCCTTTCCTTCCCACTCTATACACTTCCTTTCAG ACATCTACGCATGTTTGTTTGATCACAGACTTCTGCCCTGGTGGAGAGTTGTTTGCACTACTTGACATCCAACCAATGAAGTTTTTGTCAGAAGAATCAGCAAG GTTCTATGCAGCAGAGGTCGTTATTGGCTTAGAATATCTTCACTGCTTAG GAATAGTATACCGAGACCTGAAGCCTGAAAACATACTGCTCAAGAAGGATGGGCACATTGTATTAGCCGACTTTGATCTATCTTTCTTGACGTCCTGTGCACCCCAGCTTATTGTTCCACCTGCACCTAACAAACGGAGGAGATCCAAGAGCCAACAATTACCCACTTTTGTTGCAGAACCAGCCACTCAGTCAAACTCGTTTGTAGGGACTGAAGAATACATTGCTCCT GAGATAATCACGGGTTCTGGACACGCGAGTGCTATTGATTGGTGGGCACTAG GTATATTGTTGTATGAGATGCTTTATGGTCGCACACCTTTCAGGGGTAAGAATAGGCAGAAGACGTTTGCCAACATCTTGCACAAGGATCTCACCTTCCCCAGCAGTATCCCT GTAAGTCTTGTATGTAGACAGTTGATTAACATGTTGTTAAATAGAGATCCAAGCAGCCGGTTAGGATCCAAAGGTGGGGCTAATGAGATAAAGCAGCATGCATTCTTCTGTGGGATCAATTGGCCTCTCATACGGGGCACG GAGCCTCCACCATTGGATGCACCGTTGCGTATAACAGAGAAAGATCCGAATGCAAAAGATATAAAGTGGGAAGATGATGGAGTGCTTGTGAATTCGATGGACATTGACATTGATCTATTCTAA